From a region of the Alosa sapidissima isolate fAloSap1 chromosome 9, fAloSap1.pri, whole genome shotgun sequence genome:
- the LOC121717970 gene encoding echinoderm microtubule-associated protein-like 6: MTDKTAPRCQLRLEWIHGYRGHQCRNNLYYTAGKEIVYFVAGVGVVYNTREHTQKFYLGHNDDIIRQGYLLALVVSEEVNEDPVSPPPAQGLSIRSVCWKADRILAGTQDSEIFEVMVRDRDKPLLLMQGHSEGELWALDIHPKQPLAVTGSDDRSVRLWSLADHTLIARCNMEEAVRSVSFNNDGSQLALGMKDGSFTVLRVRDMTEVVHIKDRKEVIHELKFSPDGSYLAVGSNDGLVDIYAVAQRYKKVGECNRSSCFITHLDWSVDSRFLQTNDGAGERLFYRMPAGKYLPKEEAKGIHWMTWTCVLGPEVNGIWPKYSTVNDINSVDANYSSAVLVTGDDFGLVKLFRFPCLKKAAKFKKYIGHSAHVTNVRWSHDLQWVVSTGGADHSVFQWRFLPEGVMNGVLEPLLQEGYADSNSGESDSDLSDVPELDSDIEQEAQMNYERQVYKEDLPQLRKKLVGSLKRQKAPDEGLRLQFVHGYRGCDCRNNLFYTQAGEVVYHVAAVAVVYNRQQHTQRFYLGHDDDILSLTVHPLKDYVATGQVGRDPAVHVWDIQTLKCLSLLRGQHQRGVCALEFTADGRSLVSVGIDEGHSIVIWDWRKGEKLAKARGHKDKIFVVKGNPFRMDKLVTVGMKHIKFWQHTGGGLTFKRGIFGGLGKQETMMSVCYGRAEDLVFSGATTGDVFVWKDTTLVKTIKAHDGPVFATCSLDKGFVTGGKDGVVELWDDMFERCLKSYAIKRAALSPNSKGLLLEDNPSIRAITLGHGHILVGTKNGEILEIDKSGPMTLLVQGHMEGEVWGLAAHPMLPICATVSDDKTLRIWELSANHRMVAVRKLKKGGRCCAFSPDGKALAVGMNDGSFLVVNADTLEDMVTFHHRKEIISDLRFSQDAGKYLAVASHDTFIDIYNVLTSKRVGICKGASSYITHIDWDSRGKLLQVNTGAKEQLFFEAPRGRRQTINTTEFEKVEWASWTSVLGPTCEGIWPTLSFVNASSLTKDKKLLATGDDFGFLKLFSFPCKGQFGKFKRYVGHSANVTNVRWSHDDTMLLSVGGADTALMIWAREAGVARENKAVDSEESDDDADDDGGYDSDVARERTTDYTTKVYAVSIREMSGTKPHLQQKEVLVDERPPVSRAAPMPDKLLKNNVTKKKKLVEELQLDHVFGYRGFDCRNNLHYLNDGNDIIFHTAAAAIIQSLSAGTQTFYLEHTDDILCLTVNQHPKYQNIIATGQIGDVNDLPGMAPSIHVWDAMSKQTLSVLRCSHSKGVGYVNFSATGKLLLSVGVEPEHSITVWRWQEGTKVSSKGGHTDRIFVAEFRPDSDTQFVSVGVKHIKFWTLVGGSLMYKKGVIGTVEDGRMQTMLSVAFGANNLTFTGAINGDVYVWREHFLVRVVAKAHTGPVFTMYTTLRDGLIVTGGKERPTKEGGAVKLWDQEMKRCRAFQLETGLPVENVRSVCRGKGKILVGTKDGEIIEVGEKNAASNTMINGHTQGRIWGLATHPTKDVFISASDDGSIRMWDLGDKKLLNKVSLGHPAKCTAYSPSGEMVAIGMENGEFIMLLVNSLTVWGKKRDRSIAIQDIRFSPDSRLLAVGSVESAVDFYDLTLGPSLNRIGYCKDIPGFVIQLDFSADSKFIGVSTGMYKRQVHEVPNGKVVSEQAVIDRITWATWTSVLGDEVVGVWPRNAEKADVVCASVSHAGLNIATGDDFGLVKLFDFPCTEKFAKHKRYLGHSAHVTNIRFSADDKYVISVGGSDCSVFVWKCL, encoded by the exons GCCTCTCAATCCGTAGTGTGTGCTGGAAAGCAGACCGTATCCTGGCCGGCACGCAGGACAGCGAGATCTTCGAGGTGATGGTGCGTGACCGGGACAAGCCGCTGCTCCTCATGCAGGGCCACAGCGAGGGCGAGCTCTGGGCGCTGGACATACACCCCAAGCAGCCGCTGGCCGTCACCGGGAGCGACGACCGCTCCGTCAG GCTGTGGAGCCTGGCAGACCATACTCTAATCGCCCGCTGCAACATGGAGGAAGCCGTGCGCAGCGTCTCCTTCAACAACGACGGCTCACAGCTCGCTCTGGGCATGAAGGACGGCTCCTTCACTGTACTGCGCGTCAG GGACATGACGGAGGTAGTCCACATCAAAGACCGCAAGGAGGTCATCCACGAGCTGAAGTTCTCGCCGGACGGCTCATATTTGGCGGTGGGCTCCAACGACGGCCTGGTGGACATCTACGCCGTGGCGCAGCGCTACAAGAAAGTGGGCGAGTGCAACCGCTCGTCCTGCTTCATCACGCACCTGGACTGGTCAGTGGACAGCCGCTTCCTGCAGACCAACGACGGCGCCGGGGAGCGGCTCTTCTACAGGATGCCAG CTGGGAAGTACCTGCCCAAAGAGGAGGCCAAAGGCATTCACTGGATGACCTGGACATGCGTCCTCGGCCCGGAGGTCAACGGCATCTGGCCAAAGTACTCCACCGTCAACGACATCAACTCGGTGGACGCCAACTACAGCAGCGCCGTGCTGGTCACCGGGGATGACTTCGGCCTGGTCAAGCTCTTCAGATTCCCCTGCCTTAAGAAAG CGGCCAAATTCAAGAAGTACATCGGACACTCTGCCCATGTGACCAATGTACGCTGGTCACATGACCTGCAGTGGGTGGTGAGCACTGGCGGGGCGGACCACTCTGTGTTCCAGTGGCGCTTCCTCCCGGAGGGCGTCATGAACGGGGTCTTGGAACCCCTCCtgcaag AGGGTTACGCTGACTCCAACAGCGGTGAATCCGATTCAGATCTCTCAGACGTTCCTGAGCTAGACTCGGACATTGAGCAGGAAGCGCAGATGAACTACGAGCGGCAG GTCTATAAGGAGGACCTGCCTCAGCTGCGTAAGAAGCTGGTGGGCTCTCTGAAGCGCCAGAAGGCCCCAGATGAGGGATTACGCTTGCAGTTTGTTCACGG gtaccGCGGCTGTGACTGCAGGAATAACCTGTTCTACACGCAGGCTGGGGAGGTGGTGTACCATGTGGCGGCAGTGGCCGTGGTTTACAACCGCCAGCAGCACACGCAGCGCTTCTACCTGGGTCACGACGATGACATCCTCAGCCTCACCGTGCACCCACTCAAGGACTACGTGGCCACTGGACAG GTGGGCCGCGACCCAGCCGTCCACGTGTGGGACATCCAGACACTCAAGTGCTTGTCGCTCTTAAGGGGGCAACACCAGAGGGGAGTCTGTGCACTGGAGTTCACAG CGGACGGTAGGAGTCTGGTGTCCGTGGGGATCGACGAGGGCCACAGCATAGTGATCTGGGactggaggaagggagagaagctCGCTAAGGCCAG AGGACACAAGGACAAGATCTTCGTGGTGAAAGGGAACCCCTTCCGCATGGACAAGCTTGTCACTGTGGGGATGAAGCACATCAAGTTCTGGCAGCACACAg GCGGAGGTCTGACATTCAAGCGGGGCATCTTCGGAGGCCTGGGGAAACAGGAGACCATGATGTCGGTGTGCTACGGCCGGGCGGAGGACCTGGTCTTCTCCGGCGCCACCACGGGAGACGTGTTCGTGTGGAAGGACACCACGCTCGTCAAGACCATCAAGGCTCACGATGGGCCTGTGTTCGCCACGTGCTCCCtggacaag gGCTTTGTGACGGGCGGTAAGGATGGGGTGGTGGAGCTGTGGGACGACATGTTTGAGAGGTGCCTGAAAAGCTACGCCATCAAGAGGGCCGCACTCTCCCCCAACTCTAAAG GGCTTCTTCTAGAGGACAACCCCTCCATCCGGGCCATCACGCTGGGCCACGGACACATTCTGGTGGGAACCAAGAACGGAGAGATCCTGGAGATCGACAAGAGCGGCCCCATGACCTTACTGGTGCAG gGTCATATGGAAGGAGAGGTGTGGGGTCTGGCCGCTCACCCCATGCTGCCCATCTGTGCCACCGTCAGCGACGACAAGACGCTCCGCATCTGGGAGCTCTCAGCCAATCACCGCATGGTGGCCGTCCGCAAGCTCAAGAAAG GTGGTCGGTGCTGTGCCTTCTCCCCCGATGGGAAAGCCTTAGCCGTGGGCATGAACGACGGGAGCTTCCTGGTGGTCAACGCCGACACGCTGGAGGACATGGTGACCTTTCACCACAGGAAGGAGATCATATCGGACCTGCGCTTCTCGCAGG ATGCTGGCAAGTACTTGGCAGTGGCCTCCCACGACACGTTCATAGACATCTACAACGTGCTGACGAGCAAGCGCGTGGGAATCTGCAAAGGAGCCTCCAGCTACATCACCCACATAGACTGGGACTCGCGCG GAAAGCTACTGCAGGTGAACACTGGGGCCAAAGAGCAGCTGTTCTTCGAGGCACCTCGAGGTCGGAGACAGACCATCAACACCACTGAG tttGAGAAGGTGGAGTGGGCCAGCTGGACATCGGTGCTAGGCCCCACCTGCGAGGGCATCTGGCCAACGCTGAGTTTCGTCAACGCCTCGTCGCTCACCAAAGACAAGAAGCTGCTGGCCACCGGAGACGACTTTGGCTTCCTCAAGCTCTTCAGCTTCCCCTGCAAG GGTCAGTTTGGCAAGTTCAAGCGCTACGTGGGCCACAGTGCCAACGTCACCAACGTCCGCTGGTCCCATGACGACACCATGCTGCTGTCGGTGGGCGGGGCCGACACGGCGCTGATGATCTGGGCGCGCGAGGCAGGGGTGGCGCGCGAGAACAAAGCCGTGGACAGCGAGGAGTCCGACGACGATGCGGATGACGacggag GTTACGACAGCGACGTGGCCAGAGAGAGGACCACTGACTACACCACCAAGGTGTACGCGGTCAGCATCCGCGAGATGAGCGGCACCAAACCCCACCTGCAGCAGAAGGAGGTGCTGGTGGATGAGAG ACCACCGGTGAGCAGAGCTGCCCCGATGCCAGACAAACTACTCAAGAACAACGTCACCAAGAAGAAGAAGCTGGTagag GAGCTGCAGCTGGATCATGTGTTTGGTTACCGTGGCTTCGACTGCAGGAACAACCTGCACTACCTCAACGACGGCAACGACATCATCTTCCACACGGCCGCCGCCGCCATCATACAGAGCCTCTCTGCAg GAACACAAACCTTCTATCTGGAGCACACTGACGATATCCTGTGTCTCACGGTCAATCAACATCCGAAATACCAAAACATCATCGCCACTGGACAAATAG GAGATGTGAATGACCTGCCAG GCATGGCTCCCTCCATCCACGTGTGGGACGCCATGAGCAAGCAGACGCTGTCGGTGCTGCGCTGCTCCCACTCCAAGGGTGTGGGCTACGTCAACTTCAGCGCCACCGGGAAGCTGCTGCTCTCCGTGGGCGTGGAGCCGGAACATTCCATCACCGTGTGGCGCTGGCAGGAAG GCACAAAGGTGAGCAGTAAAGGGGGCCACACAGACCGCATCTTCGTGGCCGAGTTCCGTCCTGACTCGGACACCCAGTTTGTGTCGGTGGGTGTCAAACACATCAAGTTCTGGACGCTGGTGGGCGGCTCGCTTATGTACAAGAAGGGCGTGATCGGGACAGTGGAGGATGGACGCATGCAGACCATGCTCTCTGTGGCCTTTGGGGCT AACAACCTGACCTTTACGGGGGCCATCAATGGTGACGTGTACGTGTGGCGTGAGCACTTCCTGGTGCGGGTGGTGGCTAAGGCGCACACGGGGCCAGTGTTCACCATGTACACCACACTCAGAGACGGCCTCATCGTCACCGGGGGCAAGGAGCGGCC CACTAAAGAGGGTGGGGCAGTCAAGCTGTGGGATCAGGAGATGAAGAGGTGCCGAGCGTTCCAGCTAGAGACGGGTCTACCGGTGGAGAATGTTCGCTCCGTCTGCCGTGGAAAA GGCAAGATCCTGGTGGGCACCAAGGACGGCGAGATCATCGAGGTGGGCGAGAAGAATGCCGCGTCCAACACCATGATCAACGGGCACACGCAGGGACGCATCTGGGGCCTGGCCACGCACCCCACCAAAGACGTGTTCATCTCGGCCAGCGACGACGGCTCCATCCGCATGTGGGACCTGGGGGACAAG AAACTTCTAAACAAGGTGAGCCTGGGCCACCCGGCCAAGTGCACGGCCTACAGCCCCAGCGGGGAGATGGTCGCCATCGGCATGGAGAACGGAGAGTTCATCATGCTGCTGGTGAACTCGCTCACCGTCTGGGGCAAGAAGAGGGACCGCAGCATCGCCATCCAGgacatcag GTTCAGCCCTGATAGCCGGCTGCTGGCGGTGGGCTCGGTGGAGAGCGCCGTGGACTTCTACGACCTCACGCTGGGGCCCTCGCTCAACCGCATCGGCTACTGCAAGGACATCCCCGGCTTCGTCATCCAGCTGGACTTCTCCGCAGACAGCAAGTTTATTGGG GTTTCCACGGGAATGTACAAGAGGCAGGTCCATGAGGTTCCGAACGGGAAGGTGGTATCAGAGCAGGCCGTCATCGATAGAATCACCTGGGCCACATGGACAAG TGTCCTGGGCGATGAGGTGGTGGGAGTGTGGCCACGGAATGCTGAGAAGGCCGACGTCGTCTGCGCCTCTGTCTCGCACGCCGGCCTCAACATCGCGACAGGAGACGACTTCGGCCTCGTCAAGCTCTTCGACTTCCCATGCACAGAAAAATTT gccAAACACAAGCGCTACCTCGGTCACTCTGCGCATGTCACCAACATCCGTTTCTCTGCCGACGACAAGTACGTCATCAGTGTAGGAGGTAGCGACTGCAG TGTGTTTGTCTGGAAATGCCTGTAA